The Brachyspira hampsonii genomic interval TTTTTGATAGGCAATAATTGATTTTTATTTATGTATATAATATAATCCACAAAAAATAATTTTTGAGTTAAATAAATATTATGGCAAAGTTATTATACAGTATTTTACATGACGAATATTTTATTTTGATTATTTCTATTATTGTTTTAGTTATTATTTTTAAACTTTTAATGAAAAATAAATACCGTCCTTATTTTTATGTAAAAGATATAACTTTTTTTATACTTAAAGATAATATTAATAATGTATATATTTACTGCAATAGATTTGAAAATATTGATGAGGGTATTCATTATTTGTATATGGGTAAAATATTTATAAATAATGCAGATTTATTTGGTATTTATGAGATCGCAGGCAACAGTAAAAAAATTGAAGTTTTTGATTATTATACTGAAGAGTTTATAACTTTAAATAGAAAAAATATTGCAGAAATAAATTTAAAAAATAATAGTCTTTCAAAAATTGAATATGATATGTACATTAATGGTAAAAAAATAATAGAAGGTATTTTTGAGATAATTGATAAACCTAAAATAAATATAAAAAAATTCCATATATGCGGATTTAAATATTTAAAAACTAATGATAGAGGATTAACTGTAACAATTCTTAATCATTTATTTGATTTTTATTATGCATTCATAGACTATAAAGAAAAAATAAATTTTTATGTTAACGGAGAAAATAGTTTTTCAGAAGATTTTAAATATAAAAAAGAAAAAGAGCTTTCAGATGAAGTTAGTTCATTTCTCAAACAATTCTCTACTTATGAGCTAAAACAATATTTTGTAAAAATTAAAGATTTATATGCTTTTAATATATTATACTTAGATGAAAAAAGTATTTGTATATATAAAAGAATTACTCAAATGAAAGAAAATAAAAAACTCATAATTAATAATATTTCTCTTATTTATAATTTGAATAATCAGCAATTAATAAGTTCTTATTTTAAAGATTTAGTAAATAATTCTTATGAAATATTAAAAAAATATAATGCACCTGATAATTTTTATAATGATGATTTATTATTTCTTATAACAGATATTGGTATTATAGTAATGTCTCCTTATGGCTATGAAAAAATATTCATTAAGTCAAGTGATATAAAAGAATATATAAATAAAGATAATTATTTGGCTTATTTATTTGATTGATTTTATCTTTCTGAGATTACTCTGATTCTTTATAAAGTATCACTATATATAGGATATAAACATTAATTTTTGGAAACTGCAATAAAAATTTAAAACATTTAAATATCAGAATTATGTGTATATGATGAGATTCACAATAACTTAATAATTTTTTATTATGTAAAATAAAGAAGTAAAAAAATAAAATATCTCAGCTAATTATTAATTATCAGCTGAGATACAATATTTTAAACAATTAATTTATTATTCAGCTACAACTGAAATAGTTTTCTTTCCGAATTTATTAGTATGGAACTTAACATAACCAGAAGCAGTAGCAAATATAGTGTGATCGCGACCTATATCAACATTTCTTCCAGCATGGAATTGAGTACCGCGTTGTCTAACTATAATATTGCCTGATATAACTTTCTGACCGCCGTAAACTTTAACACCTAAACGTTTAGATTGACTATCGCGTCCGTTTTTAGAACTTCCGCCGCCTTTTTTATGTGCCATTTTTATACTCCTCTTTATATTTTATAAAATCAGGATACTCTTTAATTAAAGATTTTATACCTATCAAATATCCATTACTAACTATTTTATACTCTATTTTTTTATTATTCTCAAGTTTATCAAAATTAACAAGTTCTAAACTCAAAAATCCATTATTTATTTTGTACTTTAAAAACTTATTTCCCACTATAGATAATAAAGCCTTATACATAGCCTGTGTTAATGTACTCAAAGCTATACAAACTTCATAACCTTCACCAGATTTTTTAATACCGGCATGCCCTTCAACTGTTATGCTTTGTATAATAGATTCTATATTGTATACTACATTAACAGATGAAGCCATTAAACAGCTATATCTTCAATAGTTATTTTATGATATTTATGTCTATGACCTGTTTTTCTTCTATAGTCTTTTCTTCTTTTATGTTTACCAATAACTACTTTATCGCCTTTCATCATTTCTACTATTTTAGAACTTACTTTAACGCCGTCAACATAAGGTGTTCCTACTAAAACACTTTCATCATCTTTTTTAAGAAGAAGAGTTTTAATTTCAGGAGCTTCTTTAGCATCATCGCCTAGATATTCTACTAAAATATCCTGACCTTTTTCCACCTTGTATTGCTTACCTTTTACTTCTACGATTGCATACATTATTGCTTATCTCCAATTTATATATATTTTTATTTTATACAATACTATGAGTACTCTATATTACTATATTAAATTATTTTTGTCAAGCATAAAAATAAAAAACTATCATGGCTAAAAAATAAATTAATGTTTTAAATAAATAGATTTTTTTATAAAAATATTGTAATATATAGTTCAATGAATAAAAAAATTTTAGAAAAAATTAAAGAACTGCATAATCAGGACAAGCACCAGAAAATCATAGAAATTATTTATTCTATAGAAGAAGATAAAAGAGATTATGAAATAATTCTGCTGTTTGCCAGAGCTTTAAACAATGTGCAGAATTATGATGAAGCATTGGATAATCTTATGTATATAAGAGAGGAAGGATTATTTGATCCTGTATGGTATTACAGAACAGGATATGCTTATTATCATAAAAATGAGAAAAATACTGCTAAGCAATATTTCAGCAAGGCTATAGAATTATTTGAAAATTATAACAAAAAAAATATAGAAAATTTTGAAGATATATCAAAGAACATAAAAAATTTATATTCTTTATGCTTTGAAGATGAGGATAATGGATTAAGTTTTGCTCAAAGGGTAAAATCATTTTGGAAATGGTTTGAAGATAATGAAGCAGAAATTGATAATATAATCAAAAATAAAAACAAAGATATAGTTCATTTTCTATCCAATGCTGCAAAGATAATATCTGATAATTTAGCTTTTAATATAGGCAGGAATTATAATTTTACTTTTAATATAGACGGCAAAAATTATCTGTTTTATCTAACTCCAAGAATAATATCTGATATGCCGGAAAAGTTAAAAGAAAAATGGACTTTTATGCCTTTTATACCTAGTTCTAATGGCGTAAACTTTACTATTGAAATACATAATAAAAGAATAGAAACTCAGGATGTTTTTGTTAAAATAGAATTCGATGATGAAAATGATAAATTTGATTTAGTGTTCTATAATAAAGATTTAAATGATTTTGATAAAGAAGAAGCATATAATATATTTTTCCTCATTATGGAAAATTCTATAGGAGAAGGTTTGTCAAGGGTATATATAAGATATGCCGATATAAGTAATAGAAAATTAAATAATATGATTCCTCTTGTAGAATTAGAAAAATACATAAAAAAAACATTATCCTTCCATAGAAAAAAAATTATCACTAATCCAATAAATCAATATTTAGCATACACTTCAGAACCTAGACAATCCAATGCATTAAGATATGATATAATAGCAGGAACTACATCATATTATGAAACAGTAAATGATTATTACAATGAAAATACAGATGATATAATAGAAATATCTAAATGCGGAGCTAGAGCAATATTTTTATATTATACATATAATTACATAAATGATGATGAATCAAGAAAAGAAATATTAAATGAGAGGTATGAAATACAGGAAAGATTGGAAAAAGAAGTTCTTGCAAGCGGAGATAAAGAAGCTGATATAGGAATTGTACTTGGCGGAGCTATGGGAGTATACAATATTTATATAGATCTGATTGTTTATGATGAAAATGAATTTATAAGGAGGGCTAAAATCCTGCTTGCTGAATATGAAAGAAATTTCTATATATCAAAATTAAGAAAAAACTCAGATATAAAAAACATATTTGATTTATAAATTATTTAGCCGCAGCAGTACTCATCATTCTGTCATTAAATTTCTTTTTTATTCTATCAAATTTTTCTCTTGTTCTTATTATAGTAGAACTCATTTTACTAATGGCTCTTTGATTCGCTGCATACAATGCTAATGATTTTCTAGCATATTGCACCATCTCATTTTTTTTATCCGGATATAAATTTATTAATTTTATTATAGTATTATAATATCCCTCATTTGCAGCTATCATTCTATAATGCTTCATTTCAATATCATTAATTTTATTTTCACCTTCTTCTACATTCACTAATGAAGAAAAATTATCGTTATTATTATTATTTTTATAAGGTATATCTTCCATAGCAGACATCAAGTTTTCTATAGTATACATATAATCTTCTCTTGATGCCTCCTCTCCCCTATTCAAAAATACTATAGGATCGCTGTCAGAACTTTGATTTATAATTTCAGATTTATCATCTATTGTATTTACATACGCCTTCTTAGGATTGAGAACTTCTTTATCATTGTCAGTAACAACATCAACAAGACCTTCATCAAGAACAACTATAGTAGAACCATCTTCTGCAAAAGCAACCTCGAAACTCGTCCCCCTCACCACAGAAGTAGTAGTTGCTGTATGTACTTCAACTAAGGCTCCCGCATTTTTATTTATATTAACTTTAATATAGCCCTCTAATAAAGACAAAGAAACTCTATTATCTTCTTTTGAAATAGGTTTATTAACGAGAATTATACTATTCTGAGGAACTACAATAGAACCTATTTTGTCTCCCCTTCTGCTTAAAGTGAGATCAACTTGAGTATCAGCTGATGTTCTTAATCTATATTCACTATGTACTTCACTTCCTCTGAAAGCTCTCAATGATTTATTTATATCTGGTTTTTCTATGAAGGCTATGCCGGATATACCTGTAACTTTAAAAGATATATCCTGTGATAATAAAATATTGCATAATGAAAAAGCAAACAATATTGCTGATAAAAATATTCTATTAAGCATAAATATACTCCTTAGTTTTAATAAACAACATCACTAAGTAATATAAGTGTATAATTTAGAATAAAAAAAGTCAATAGTCATAAAATTCAAAATTACATATTTATATTAATATTCGGCAATGTAGGATAAGTAAATAGCATATTTAAATTAAAATCCTGAATATTCAAATAAACATCATTTTTTGTATCGAAACATACACTTATTATATATAAGTCATCAAGTATAAAAGAAGCAAAAAACAAATTATCAGCATTTCTCACTTCTCTCTCAAGCAAATCAACCTCTATAGAATTTTTTATATCAAAAATAGTTTTTCCAAGCATTTTTATGTACGCTTCTTTAATTGTCCATATAGTAAAAAAATCTATTTCTAATTTATGAGTATTTTTAAGATATTCAACTTCACTTTTATAAAAATATTCTTCTGCAATAGCAAAATAATCCCTATCCCTTATATTTTCGGCATCTATTCCGACATTATACTCATCGCTCATAACAGCAGCAAATAACTGCGAAGTATGCGTTCCATTAAAATATATACTATTTTCATTTTTGAAATAAGGTTTTTTATTTTCTTCTCTCTCTATGATTAAATTATTTTTATTATAATGATTCTCAGACATAGAAAAAATCAAATTTTCTAATGTTTTTCTTGCCTCTGCCCTATTAGTATTATCACTGAAATTATACTCTAAATAAGTCATAAATATTAACCTATCTTATTAAATAAACTTCCCTATCAATGTATGGCTTTTTATCTCTGTAACTTCAGCATTAAAAATATCGCCCATATTAAGTTCTTTATCTTTTTTTACAAGTATTATCCTATTTTCTTTGCTTCTGCATAAATAATGCATATTATCTTTGGCTATATCATCTATCATCACAGATGTTTTTTTACCAACCTGATTAGCTAATAGTTTCTGAGCTAATTCTCTTTGATAATTTACGAGATTAGTAAGCCTTCTGGCACCTGCTGCTTTATCATACTGTATTTTTTTTCTATGCGCTATAGTACCTTCCCGCTCTGAATATTTATAAAGATATGCTTCTTCAAAACCAATACTTTCAAGTAATTCTAATGTTTCATTATACTCATCTTCTGTTTCATCAGCATAACCTACTATTACATCAGTAGATACAGGAAAATCTTCAGCATAATCTCTTAAATATGATACTTTTTTTATATATTCTTCTTTTGTATATTTTCTGTTCATAAGATTTAATATTCTGTCTGAACCGCTTTGAAAAGGAAGATGTATATGTTTGCATAAACTATTTAGATTCCATATAGCATCGGCTAAATCTTTATCAAAATCTTTTGGGTGAGAAGTTAAAAACCTTATCCAAACCTTGTCTTTAGCCTTTTCATCAATAACTTTGTCTAATTTGTATAATAAATCTGTAAAATTAATCTCATTGTCAATATCAAGCCCATAAGAATTAACATTCTGACCTAAAAGAGTAATCTCTTTAGCCCCTTCATCTATTAATCTTTTTAATTCTTCTGCTATTTCGCCTGACTTTCTGCTTACCATATTACCGCGTGTATGAGGCACTATACAGTAAGTACACCAATTATTACAGCCATGCGATATAGGTATAAATGCTTTATGAGGCTTATCTTCATCTACATAGGATTTATTAAATATATAATTATCATTAAACTTCTTAACAAAAACCTCTTCATCTTTCAAATAGTCTACAATATTAACTTCATTGTATACATCAAATATCTTATCAGCTCCAAGATTTTCAAGATGATCTTTTGAAGTCTGAGCCATACAGCCCATAATGATTATTTTTGTGTCTTTTTTATTCTTTTTCCTATTTGCATTAAAGAGTTTTACTCTTGAAAATACTCTCTCTTCAGCATGTGCTCTAACACTGCATGTATTTATTATGATATTATCAGCATTTTCATAATTTTCTGTCTGTATAAATCCTTCCTGCATAAGTGAATTTATTAAACTATTTGAATCCGCCTTATTCATCTGGCATCCGTAATTTTCTAGGTAAAAATTCTTCATATTCTAATCTTTTTATTATTATTTTTTTATGAATTTGGATCTTATATCTTCAACTAGTATTTCCGGCACTAATCCGTCTATAGGTCCGTTAAATTTAAGTATTTCCTTTATTAAAGAAGAACTTACATAAGCATAATGTTCTGATGTATGCAAAAATATAGTATCCATTTCTGGATATAATAATTTATTCATTCTGGACATTCTTAATTCATAGTATAAATCTTCACTATCTCTTATCCCTCTTGCTAATACCTTTATATCATTTTGCTTCATATATTCCGTAACAAGCCCAGATATAGATACAATTTCTATAGCATCATTATCCCCTATTACCTTTTTTATCATATTTTTTCTTTCTTCTATCGTAAAAGTAGGAGATTTTTCCAAATTAAGTGCTACAGATATATAAACT includes:
- the rpmA gene encoding 50S ribosomal protein L27, with protein sequence MAHKKGGGSSKNGRDSQSKRLGVKVYGGQKVISGNIIVRQRGTQFHAGRNVDIGRDHTIFATASGYVKFHTNKFGKKTISVVAE
- a CDS encoding FecR family protein, whose protein sequence is MLNRIFLSAILFAFSLCNILLSQDISFKVTGISGIAFIEKPDINKSLRAFRGSEVHSEYRLRTSADTQVDLTLSRRGDKIGSIVVPQNSIILVNKPISKEDNRVSLSLLEGYIKVNINKNAGALVEVHTATTTSVVRGTSFEVAFAEDGSTIVVLDEGLVDVVTDNDKEVLNPKKAYVNTIDDKSEIINQSSDSDPIVFLNRGEEASREDYMYTIENLMSAMEDIPYKNNNNNDNFSSLVNVEEGENKINDIEMKHYRMIAANEGYYNTIIKLINLYPDKKNEMVQYARKSLALYAANQRAISKMSSTIIRTREKFDRIKKKFNDRMMSTAAAK
- the rplU gene encoding 50S ribosomal protein L21 translates to MYAIVEVKGKQYKVEKGQDILVEYLGDDAKEAPEIKTLLLKKDDESVLVGTPYVDGVKVSSKIVEMMKGDKVVIGKHKRRKDYRRKTGHRHKYHKITIEDIAV
- a CDS encoding 4'-phosphopantetheinyl transferase family protein; protein product: MTYLEYNFSDNTNRAEARKTLENLIFSMSENHYNKNNLIIEREENKKPYFKNENSIYFNGTHTSQLFAAVMSDEYNVGIDAENIRDRDYFAIAEEYFYKSEVEYLKNTHKLEIDFFTIWTIKEAYIKMLGKTIFDIKNSIEVDLLEREVRNADNLFFASFILDDLYIISVCFDTKNDVYLNIQDFNLNMLFTYPTLPNININM
- the coaD gene encoding pantetheine-phosphate adenylyltransferase, with the translated sequence MKNGKVIFPGTFDPFTLGHLDVLYRLADIFNKVYISVALNLEKSPTFTIEERKNMIKKVIGDNDAIEIVSISGLVTEYMKQNDIKVLARGIRDSEDLYYELRMSRMNKLLYPEMDTIFLHTSEHYAYVSSSLIKEILKFNGPIDGLVPEILVEDIRSKFIKK
- a CDS encoding tetratricopeptide repeat protein: MNKKILEKIKELHNQDKHQKIIEIIYSIEEDKRDYEIILLFARALNNVQNYDEALDNLMYIREEGLFDPVWYYRTGYAYYHKNEKNTAKQYFSKAIELFENYNKKNIENFEDISKNIKNLYSLCFEDEDNGLSFAQRVKSFWKWFEDNEAEIDNIIKNKNKDIVHFLSNAAKIISDNLAFNIGRNYNFTFNIDGKNYLFYLTPRIISDMPEKLKEKWTFMPFIPSSNGVNFTIEIHNKRIETQDVFVKIEFDDENDKFDLVFYNKDLNDFDKEEAYNIFFLIMENSIGEGLSRVYIRYADISNRKLNNMIPLVELEKYIKKTLSFHRKKIITNPINQYLAYTSEPRQSNALRYDIIAGTTSYYETVNDYYNENTDDIIEISKCGARAIFLYYTYNYINDDESRKEILNERYEIQERLEKEVLASGDKEADIGIVLGGAMGVYNIYIDLIVYDENEFIRRAKILLAEYERNFYISKLRKNSDIKNIFDL
- the miaB gene encoding tRNA (N6-isopentenyl adenosine(37)-C2)-methylthiotransferase MiaB; this encodes MKNFYLENYGCQMNKADSNSLINSLMQEGFIQTENYENADNIIINTCSVRAHAEERVFSRVKLFNANRKKNKKDTKIIIMGCMAQTSKDHLENLGADKIFDVYNEVNIVDYLKDEEVFVKKFNDNYIFNKSYVDEDKPHKAFIPISHGCNNWCTYCIVPHTRGNMVSRKSGEIAEELKRLIDEGAKEITLLGQNVNSYGLDIDNEINFTDLLYKLDKVIDEKAKDKVWIRFLTSHPKDFDKDLADAIWNLNSLCKHIHLPFQSGSDRILNLMNRKYTKEEYIKKVSYLRDYAEDFPVSTDVIVGYADETEDEYNETLELLESIGFEEAYLYKYSEREGTIAHRKKIQYDKAAGARRLTNLVNYQRELAQKLLANQVGKKTSVMIDDIAKDNMHYLCRSKENRIILVKKDKELNMGDIFNAEVTEIKSHTLIGKFI
- a CDS encoding ribosomal-processing cysteine protease Prp, with the protein product MASSVNVVYNIESIIQSITVEGHAGIKKSGEGYEVCIALSTLTQAMYKALLSIVGNKFLKYKINNGFLSLELVNFDKLENNKKIEYKIVSNGYLIGIKSLIKEYPDFIKYKEEYKNGT